The proteins below come from a single Streptomyces sp. M92 genomic window:
- a CDS encoding histidine phosphatase family protein translates to MARPRRIVLVRHGESTGNVDDSVYEREPDHALALTEQGRAQAEETGRALREVFGRERVSVYVSPYRRTHQTLHAFHLDPGLIRIREEPRLREQDWGNWQDRDDVRLQKAYRDAYGHFFYRFAQGESGADVYDRVGGFLESLFRSFEDPDHPPNVLLVTHGLAMRLFCMRWFHWTVAEFESLSNPGNGEMRMLVLGEDGKYGLDRPFERWRDPEPYGITG, encoded by the coding sequence ATGGCACGACCACGGCGCATCGTTCTGGTACGGCACGGCGAGTCGACCGGCAACGTCGACGACTCCGTGTACGAGCGCGAACCCGACCACGCCCTCGCCCTCACCGAGCAGGGCCGGGCGCAGGCGGAGGAGACCGGGAGGGCGCTGCGCGAGGTGTTCGGCCGTGAGCGGGTCAGTGTGTACGTCTCCCCGTACCGCCGCACGCATCAGACGCTGCACGCCTTCCACCTGGATCCGGGGCTGATACGGATCCGGGAGGAGCCCCGGCTGCGTGAGCAGGACTGGGGGAACTGGCAGGACCGTGACGACGTGCGCCTGCAGAAGGCCTACCGGGACGCCTACGGCCACTTCTTCTACCGCTTCGCCCAGGGCGAGTCCGGTGCCGACGTGTACGACCGGGTCGGTGGCTTCCTGGAGAGCCTGTTCCGGAGTTTCGAGGACCCCGACCATCCTCCGAACGTCCTCCTGGTCACCCACGGTCTGGCCATGCGGCTGTTCTGCATGCGGTGGTTCCACTGGACGGTCGCGGAGTTCGAGTCGCTCTCGAACCCCGGGAACGGCGAGATGCGGATGCTCGTTCTCGGTGAGGACGGCAAGTACGGTCTTGACCGGCCCTTCGAACGCTGGCGAGATCCGGAACCGTACGGGATCACCGGCTAG
- a CDS encoding YdbC family protein codes for MLVKWIRCTVVDRRGFERGQRKWAGLPGEPGFRGQGGGWSRGRPDVAHVFAFWESRAFYDSFMARSHDRLASAQAGTFKDAQVRLFDYRFDVKTGFEPRFTDADLLRVALCRVHEERAEHYVLMQEKVWNPAMAGSPGMIRGLFGEAPGNEYLVLSMWRSAAEHGKYRTERVERLALRAQTEADIAALTGDIVQLEPSWTV; via the coding sequence GTGCTGGTCAAGTGGATTCGCTGCACCGTGGTGGACCGCCGGGGGTTCGAGCGGGGGCAGCGAAAGTGGGCGGGGCTTCCGGGGGAGCCGGGTTTTCGGGGGCAGGGGGGCGGCTGGAGCCGGGGACGCCCGGACGTGGCGCACGTCTTCGCCTTCTGGGAGAGCCGTGCCTTCTACGACTCCTTCATGGCCCGCTCCCACGACCGGCTGGCCTCGGCGCAGGCGGGCACCTTCAAGGACGCGCAGGTCAGGCTCTTCGACTACCGCTTCGACGTGAAAACCGGGTTCGAACCCCGCTTCACGGACGCCGACCTGCTGCGGGTGGCGCTCTGCCGCGTGCACGAGGAGCGGGCCGAGCACTACGTCCTCATGCAGGAGAAGGTCTGGAACCCGGCGATGGCCGGCTCGCCCGGCATGATCCGCGGGCTGTTCGGCGAGGCGCCGGGGAACGAGTACCTGGTGCTGTCCATGTGGCGGTCGGCCGCCGAGCACGGCAAGTACCGCACCGAGCGGGTGGAGCGGCTCGCCCTGCGCGCCCAGACGGAGGCCGACATCGCGGCCCTGACGGGGGACATCGTGCAGCTGGAACCCTCCTGGACCGTCTGA
- the lexA gene encoding transcriptional repressor LexA: MTTTADSAAITAQDRPQGRPEPMHAMSDAATPEGHKRSLPGRPPGIRADSSGLTDRQRRVIEVIRDSVQRRGYPPSMREIGQAVGLSSTSSVAHQLMALERKGFLRRDPHRPRAYEVRGSDQAASVQPTDTAGKPAASYVPLVGRIAAGGPILAEESVEDVFPLPRQLVGDGELFVLKVVGDSMIEAAICDGDWVTVRRQPVAENGDIVAAMLDGEATVKRFKREDGHVWLLPHNAAYEPIPGDDATILGKVVAVLRRV; the protein is encoded by the coding sequence GTGACCACCACCGCCGACAGTGCCGCCATCACTGCCCAGGACCGCCCCCAGGGCCGACCTGAGCCGATGCACGCCATGAGCGACGCCGCGACTCCAGAGGGGCACAAGCGCTCCCTGCCGGGCCGCCCTCCGGGCATCCGGGCGGACAGCTCGGGACTGACCGACCGCCAGCGCCGGGTGATCGAAGTCATCCGCGACTCGGTGCAGCGGCGCGGCTACCCGCCGTCGATGCGGGAGATCGGCCAGGCCGTCGGCCTTTCCAGCACCTCCTCCGTCGCGCACCAGCTGATGGCACTCGAGCGCAAGGGTTTCCTGCGCCGCGACCCGCACCGCCCGCGCGCCTACGAGGTACGCGGCTCCGACCAGGCCGCCTCCGTGCAGCCCACGGACACCGCCGGCAAGCCCGCCGCGTCGTACGTCCCGCTCGTCGGGCGCATCGCGGCCGGTGGTCCGATCCTCGCCGAGGAGTCCGTCGAGGACGTCTTCCCCCTGCCCCGACAGCTGGTCGGCGACGGCGAGCTGTTCGTCCTGAAGGTCGTCGGCGACTCGATGATCGAGGCCGCCATCTGCGACGGCGACTGGGTCACGGTCCGCCGCCAGCCGGTCGCCGAGAACGGCGACATCGTGGCCGCGATGCTCGACGGCGAAGCCACCGTCAAGCGCTTCAAGCGGGAGGACGGCCATGTGTGGCTGCTCCCGCACAACGCGGCGTACGAGCCGATCCCGGGTGACGACGCGACCATCCTCGGCAAGGTGGTGGCCGTACTGCGCCGCGTCTGA
- the nrdR gene encoding transcriptional regulator NrdR, translating to MHCPFCRHPDSRVVDSRTTDDGTSIRRRRQCPDCSRRFTTVETCSLMVVKRSGVTEPFSRTKVINGVRKACQGRPVTEDALAQLGQRVEEAVRATGSAELTTHDVGLAILGPLQELDLVAYLRFASVYRAFDSLDDFEAAIAELRETTGRPGADGDGDAGAGSQENDRGSTGAAQVPEPAGAAD from the coding sequence ATGCACTGCCCCTTCTGCAGGCACCCCGACAGCCGTGTCGTCGACAGCCGCACCACCGACGACGGCACGTCGATCCGCAGGCGCCGCCAGTGTCCCGACTGCTCCCGTCGTTTCACGACCGTGGAGACGTGCTCGCTCATGGTGGTGAAGCGGTCCGGGGTCACCGAACCGTTCAGCCGCACCAAGGTGATCAACGGCGTGCGCAAGGCCTGCCAGGGCCGGCCCGTCACCGAGGACGCGCTCGCGCAGCTCGGCCAGCGGGTCGAGGAAGCGGTGCGGGCCACCGGAAGTGCCGAGCTGACCACCCACGACGTGGGGCTGGCCATCCTCGGCCCGCTGCAGGAACTCGATCTGGTCGCCTATCTGCGGTTCGCCTCCGTCTACCGGGCGTTCGACTCGCTCGACGACTTCGAGGCCGCGATCGCGGAGCTCAGGGAGACGACGGGGCGCCCCGGCGCGGACGGCGACGGCGACGCCGGTGCGGGGAGCCAGGAGAACGACCGCGGGTCCACGGGGGCGGCACAGGTCCCCGAGCCCGCAGGCGCCGCCGACTGA
- a CDS encoding ATP-dependent DNA helicase — protein sequence MTKPSLPELLHAAVTAVGGTERPGQVAMAEAVEEAIDGGSHLLVQAGTGTGKSLGYLVPALAQGERVVVATATLALQRQLVERDLPRTVDALHPQLRRRPEFAMLKGRSNYLCLHRLHEGVPQDEEEGLFDQFEAAAPTSRLGQDLLRMRDWADETETGDRDDLTPGVSDRAWSQVSVSSRECLGASKCAYGAECFAEMARERAKLSEVVVTNHALLAIDAIEGAPVLPQHEVLIVDEAHELVSRVTGVATGELTPGQVNRAVRRAAKLVNEKAADQLQTAAEGFERLMELALPGRLEEIPEDLGYALMALRDACRTVISAIGATRDKSVQDEDAVRKQALASVESVHDVAERITNGSEWDVVWYERHDRFGASLRVAPMSVAGLLREKLFADRSVILTSATLKLGGDFNGVGASLGLAPEGTEGEDVPQWKGVDVGSPFDYPRQGILYVAKHLARPARDGDRGDMLDELTELIQAAGGRTLGLFSSMRAAQLAAEELRSRIPEYPILLQGEETLGELIKNFAADPETCLFGTLSLWQGVDVPGPSCQLVVMDKIPFPRPDDPLMSARQKAVEEAGGNGFMAVAATHAALLMAQGAGRLVRASGDRGVVAVLDQRLATARYGSYLKASLPDFWFTTDRNQVRKSLAAIDAAARRTESEGD from the coding sequence ATGACGAAGCCCTCTCTCCCCGAACTCCTGCACGCCGCCGTCACCGCCGTCGGCGGCACGGAGCGTCCCGGCCAGGTGGCCATGGCCGAAGCCGTCGAGGAAGCCATCGACGGCGGCTCCCATCTGCTGGTCCAGGCCGGCACCGGCACCGGTAAGTCGCTGGGGTACCTGGTGCCCGCGCTGGCCCAGGGGGAGCGGGTCGTGGTCGCCACGGCGACCCTCGCCCTGCAGCGCCAGCTGGTCGAGCGCGACCTGCCCCGCACGGTCGACGCGCTCCACCCGCAGCTGCGCCGCCGCCCGGAGTTCGCGATGCTCAAGGGCCGGTCGAACTACCTGTGTCTGCACCGGCTCCACGAGGGGGTGCCGCAGGACGAGGAGGAGGGCCTCTTCGACCAGTTCGAGGCCGCCGCGCCCACCAGCAGGCTGGGCCAGGACCTACTGCGGATGCGCGACTGGGCGGACGAGACCGAGACCGGCGACCGGGACGACCTGACGCCCGGCGTCTCGGACCGGGCCTGGTCGCAGGTCTCGGTGTCCTCCCGGGAGTGCCTGGGCGCCTCGAAGTGCGCGTACGGCGCGGAGTGCTTCGCCGAGATGGCCAGGGAGCGCGCCAAGCTGTCCGAGGTCGTCGTCACCAACCACGCCCTCCTCGCCATCGACGCCATCGAGGGCGCGCCGGTCCTGCCGCAGCACGAGGTGCTGATCGTCGACGAGGCGCACGAGCTGGTCTCCCGGGTCACCGGGGTCGCCACCGGAGAGCTGACCCCCGGCCAGGTCAACCGGGCGGTGCGCCGGGCCGCGAAGCTGGTCAACGAGAAGGCCGCCGACCAGCTCCAGACCGCCGCCGAGGGCTTCGAGCGACTGATGGAGCTGGCGCTGCCGGGCCGCCTGGAGGAGATCCCGGAAGACCTCGGATACGCGCTGATGGCGCTCCGTGACGCCTGCCGTACGGTCATCTCCGCGATCGGCGCGACCCGCGACAAGTCCGTGCAGGACGAGGACGCCGTGCGCAAGCAGGCGCTCGCCTCCGTGGAGTCCGTGCACGACGTGGCGGAGCGCATCACCAACGGCTCCGAGTGGGACGTCGTATGGTACGAGCGGCACGACCGCTTCGGCGCCTCCCTGCGCGTCGCTCCCATGTCCGTCGCGGGCCTGCTGCGGGAGAAGCTCTTCGCGGACCGCTCGGTGATCCTGACCTCCGCCACCCTGAAGCTGGGCGGCGACTTCAACGGCGTCGGGGCCTCCCTGGGCCTCGCCCCCGAGGGCACCGAGGGCGAGGACGTGCCCCAGTGGAAGGGCGTCGACGTGGGCTCGCCCTTCGACTACCCCAGGCAGGGCATCCTGTACGTCGCCAAGCACCTGGCCCGCCCCGCCCGGGACGGCGACCGCGGTGACATGCTCGACGAGCTCACCGAGCTGATCCAGGCGGCCGGCGGACGCACGCTGGGCCTGTTCTCCTCGATGCGTGCGGCCCAGCTGGCCGCCGAGGAGCTGCGCTCCCGGATCCCGGAGTACCCGATCCTGCTCCAGGGCGAGGAGACGCTCGGCGAGCTGATCAAGAACTTCGCCGCCGACCCGGAGACCTGCCTCTTCGGCACGCTGTCGCTCTGGCAGGGCGTGGACGTCCCCGGGCCCAGCTGTCAGCTGGTCGTGATGGACAAGATCCCGTTCCCGCGGCCGGACGACCCCTTGATGAGCGCCCGCCAGAAGGCGGTGGAGGAGGCCGGCGGCAACGGCTTCATGGCGGTCGCCGCCACGCACGCCGCGCTGCTGATGGCGCAGGGCGCGGGGCGTCTCGTGCGGGCGTCGGGCGACCGAGGTGTGGTCGCCGTACTGGACCAGCGGCTGGCCACGGCGCGGTACGGGAGCTATCTGAAGGCCTCACTGCCCGATTTCTGGTTCACCACGGACCGCAATCAGGTCCGCAAGTCGCTCGCCGCGATCGACGCGGCGGCCCGGCGGACGGAGTCCGAGGGCGACTGA
- a CDS encoding vitamin B12-dependent ribonucleotide reductase: protein MTETASGPARSSRAKGTKAGKGLRVERVHTTPGVHPYDEVAWERRDVVMTNWRDGSVNFEQRGVEFPEFWSVNAVNIVTSKYFRGAVGTPQREVSLKQLIDRIVKTYRKAGEDHKYFASPADAEIFEHELAYALLHQIFSFNSPVWFNVGTPQPQQVSACFILSVDDSMESILDWYKEEGMIFKGGSGAGLNLSRIRSSKELLSSGGNASGPVSFMRGADASAGTIKSGGATRRAAKMVILDVDHPDIEDFIETKVKEEEKIRALRDAGFDMDLGGDDITSVQYQNANNSVRVNDTFMKAVQDGGKFGLTSRMTGEVIEEVDAKALFRKMAEAAWACADPGIQYDDTINHWHTCPESGRINGSNPCSEYMHLDNTSCNLASLNLMKFLKDDGKGNQSFDVERFSKVVELVITAMDISICFADFPTQKIGENTRAFRQLGIGYANLGALLMATGHAYDSDGGRALAGAITSLMTGTSYKRSAELAAIVGPYDGYARNAQPHLRVMKQHSDENAKAVRMDDLDTPVWAAATEAWQDVLRLGEKNGFRNSQASVIAPTGTIGLAMSCDTTGLEPDLALVKFKKLVGGGSMQIVNGTVPQALRRLGYQEEQIEAIVAHIAEHGNVIDAPGLKHEHYEVFDCAMGERSISAMGHVRMMAAIQPWISGALSKTVNLPESATVEDVEEVYFEAWKMGVKALAIYRDNCKVGQPLSAKKKEQEKAEITEKTEAAIRETVEKVVEYRPVRKRLPKGRPGITTSFTVGGAEGYMTANSYPDDGLGEVFLKMSKQGSTLAGMMDAFSIAVSVGLQYGVPLETYVSKFTNMRFEPAGMTDDPDVRMAQSIVDYIFRRLALDFLPFETRSALGIHSAEERQRHLETGSYEPSDDELDVEGLAQSAPRAQELKAVVTPKAEVEAAKPAPQQAHTSAELVEMQLGIQADAPLCFSCGTKMQRAGSCYICEGCGSTSGCS, encoded by the coding sequence ATGACAGAGACGGCGAGCGGTCCGGCACGGAGTTCCCGCGCCAAGGGCACCAAGGCGGGCAAGGGACTCCGTGTCGAGCGCGTCCACACCACTCCCGGCGTCCACCCCTACGACGAGGTGGCCTGGGAGCGTCGTGACGTCGTCATGACCAACTGGCGCGACGGCTCGGTCAACTTCGAGCAGCGTGGCGTCGAGTTCCCCGAATTCTGGTCGGTGAACGCGGTCAACATCGTCACCAGCAAGTACTTCCGGGGCGCCGTCGGCACCCCGCAGCGCGAGGTGAGCCTGAAGCAGCTCATCGACCGCATCGTGAAGACGTACCGGAAGGCCGGTGAGGACCACAAGTACTTCGCCTCGCCCGCCGACGCCGAGATCTTCGAGCACGAGCTGGCCTACGCCCTCCTGCACCAGATCTTCAGCTTCAACAGCCCGGTCTGGTTCAACGTCGGCACGCCCCAGCCGCAGCAGGTCTCCGCCTGCTTCATCCTGTCCGTCGACGACTCCATGGAGTCGATCCTCGACTGGTACAAGGAAGAGGGCATGATCTTCAAGGGCGGCTCGGGCGCCGGCCTGAACCTGTCCCGCATCCGCTCCTCCAAGGAGCTGCTCTCCTCCGGCGGCAACGCCTCCGGCCCGGTCTCCTTCATGCGCGGCGCCGACGCCTCCGCCGGCACCATCAAGTCCGGCGGCGCCACCCGCCGCGCCGCCAAGATGGTCATCCTCGACGTCGACCACCCCGACATCGAGGACTTCATCGAGACCAAGGTCAAGGAGGAGGAGAAGATCCGCGCCCTGCGCGACGCGGGCTTCGACATGGACCTGGGCGGCGACGACATCACGTCCGTCCAGTACCAGAACGCCAACAACTCGGTCCGCGTGAACGACACGTTCATGAAGGCCGTGCAGGACGGCGGCAAGTTCGGCCTGACGTCCCGCATGACCGGCGAGGTCATCGAGGAGGTCGACGCCAAGGCGCTCTTCCGCAAGATGGCCGAGGCCGCCTGGGCCTGCGCCGACCCGGGCATCCAGTACGACGACACCATCAACCACTGGCACACCTGCCCGGAGTCCGGCCGCATCAACGGCTCGAACCCCTGCAGCGAGTACATGCACCTGGACAACACGTCCTGCAACCTCGCCTCGCTGAACCTGATGAAGTTCCTGAAGGACGACGGCAAGGGCAACCAGTCCTTCGACGTCGAGCGCTTCTCGAAGGTCGTCGAGCTCGTCATCACCGCCATGGACATCTCCATCTGCTTCGCGGACTTCCCGACGCAGAAGATCGGCGAGAACACCCGCGCCTTCCGCCAGCTCGGCATCGGCTACGCCAACCTCGGCGCCCTGCTGATGGCGACCGGCCACGCGTACGACTCCGACGGCGGCCGCGCCCTGGCCGGCGCCATCACCTCCCTGATGACCGGCACGTCGTACAAGCGCTCCGCCGAACTCGCCGCGATCGTCGGCCCGTACGACGGCTACGCCCGCAACGCGCAGCCGCACCTGCGGGTCATGAAGCAGCACTCCGACGAGAACGCCAAGGCCGTCCGCATGGACGACCTGGACACGCCGGTCTGGGCCGCCGCCACGGAGGCCTGGCAGGACGTGCTGCGCCTCGGCGAGAAGAACGGCTTCCGCAACTCCCAGGCGTCCGTCATCGCCCCGACCGGCACCATCGGTCTCGCGATGTCCTGCGACACCACCGGCCTCGAGCCCGACCTCGCCCTGGTCAAGTTCAAGAAGCTGGTCGGCGGCGGCTCGATGCAGATCGTCAACGGCACCGTCCCGCAGGCCCTGCGCCGCCTGGGCTACCAGGAGGAGCAGATCGAGGCGATCGTCGCCCACATCGCCGAGCACGGCAACGTGATCGACGCCCCCGGTCTCAAGCACGAGCACTACGAGGTGTTCGACTGCGCCATGGGCGAGCGCTCCATCTCCGCGATGGGCCACGTCCGAATGATGGCCGCCATCCAGCCGTGGATCTCCGGCGCCCTGTCCAAGACGGTCAACCTGCCGGAGTCGGCGACCGTCGAGGACGTCGAAGAGGTCTACTTCGAGGCGTGGAAGATGGGCGTCAAGGCGCTCGCCATCTACCGCGACAACTGCAAGGTCGGCCAGCCCCTCTCCGCCAAGAAGAAGGAGCAGGAGAAGGCGGAGATCACCGAGAAGACCGAGGCGGCCATCCGCGAGACGGTCGAGAAGGTCGTCGAGTACCGCCCGGTCCGCAAGCGCCTGCCGAAGGGACGCCCCGGCATCACCACGTCCTTCACCGTCGGCGGCGCCGAGGGCTACATGACCGCCAACTCCTACCCGGACGACGGTCTCGGCGAGGTCTTCCTGAAGATGTCCAAGCAGGGCTCGACCCTCGCGGGCATGATGGACGCCTTTTCCATCGCGGTCTCCGTCGGCCTCCAGTACGGCGTGCCGCTGGAGACGTACGTCTCGAAGTTCACCAACATGCGCTTCGAGCCGGCCGGCATGACGGACGACCCGGACGTGCGGATGGCGCAGTCGATCGTCGACTACATCTTCCGCCGCCTGGCGCTGGACTTCCTGCCCTTCGAGACGCGTTCCGCGCTCGGCATCCACTCCGCCGAGGAGCGCCAGCGCCACCTGGAGACCGGCTCGTACGAGCCGTCCGACGACGAGCTCGACGTCGAGGGCCTGGCCCAGTCGGCGCCGCGCGCCCAGGAGCTGAAGGCCGTCGTCACGCCGAAGGCCGAGGTCGAGGCGGCCAAGCCCGCTCCGCAGCAGGCGCACACCAGCGCCGAGCTGGTGGAGATGCAGCTGGGCATCCAGGCCGACGCCCCGCTGTGCTTCTCCTGCGGAACGAAGATGCAGCGCGCCGGCTCCTGCTACATCTGCGAGGGCTGCGGCTCGACGAGCGGCTGCAGCTGA
- a CDS encoding IucA/IucC family protein, with the protein MHTTPTPEPAATADAGPSSTAAAASASCAVPASGPADGVAPGPTTAVVPAPATAVDPSGGQGPYAEARAAAVENLLRCWARETDARAPDDGDLAVPLPSSGTALAVPVLYWSPTGWHRFGAPRLADAPAPAPPVDAVTVAALLARECADGNETDGSETDGSETDGSETDGRVTDGSETDGRVTDGSESDGRGADGTDLVARVADSVRRTAAILRERPKGPAHAHAPGARDTAGTSTEPDLFLAAEQALVLGHPLHPTPKSREGLTEAEARLYSPELRGAFRLHWLAVAPSVLAADSAWTEGGRPVTASRLTARLLGNRAAAPDGHAVLPLHPWQFRAVRHRPEAEALLDAGLLRDLGVQGVPWYPTSSLRTVHRTGAPAMLKLSLALHITNSRRENVRKELHRGVEVHRLLRRGLSGQWRAAHPYFDILRDPAWLAVDGPDGTPVRGLDVVVRHNPFRPSDDVSCVAGLVAPWPDGRDRPTTRVPCSRLAELVTRLAGRTGRPREAVAAEWFLRYLHHVVRPVLWLDAHAGIALEAHQQNTLLLLDADGWPAGGRYRDNQGYYFRESRRAELDARLPGIGERSDTFVADRVTDERFAYYLAINNVFGLVGAFGSQRLADERLLLAAFRLFLEDVASGPVPLDSPLPALLLDSPVLRCKANLLTRLRGLDELVGPVDTQSVYVTIANPLHV; encoded by the coding sequence TTGCACACCACCCCCACACCGGAACCGGCGGCCACCGCGGACGCCGGGCCGTCCAGCACTGCCGCTGCCGCGTCGGCCTCCTGCGCCGTGCCCGCCTCCGGGCCGGCTGACGGCGTCGCTCCCGGGCCCACGACCGCCGTCGTTCCCGCGCCCGCGACCGCCGTCGACCCGTCGGGAGGGCAGGGCCCGTACGCCGAGGCGCGGGCCGCGGCCGTGGAGAACCTGCTGCGCTGCTGGGCGCGCGAGACCGACGCCCGTGCCCCCGACGACGGCGACCTCGCCGTACCGCTGCCGTCGAGCGGTACCGCCCTGGCCGTTCCCGTCCTCTACTGGTCGCCGACGGGATGGCACCGCTTCGGCGCCCCGCGTCTGGCCGACGCGCCCGCCCCGGCCCCACCCGTCGACGCCGTCACCGTCGCCGCGCTGCTGGCACGGGAGTGCGCCGACGGCAATGAGACCGATGGCAGTGAGACCGATGGCAGTGAGACCGATGGCAGTGAGACCGACGGCAGGGTGACCGATGGCAGTGAGACCGACGGCAGGGTGACCGATGGTTCGGAGTCCGACGGCCGGGGGGCCGACGGGACGGACCTCGTGGCCCGCGTCGCGGACTCCGTCCGCCGCACCGCCGCGATCCTCCGCGAACGGCCGAAGGGCCCGGCGCACGCGCACGCCCCCGGCGCCCGCGACACCGCCGGCACCTCCACGGAGCCGGACCTCTTCCTCGCCGCCGAACAGGCCCTCGTCCTCGGGCACCCGCTGCACCCCACCCCGAAGAGCAGGGAAGGCCTCACCGAGGCGGAAGCGCGACTGTACTCACCCGAACTGCGCGGCGCCTTCCGACTGCACTGGCTGGCCGTCGCCCCCTCCGTCCTCGCGGCCGACTCCGCGTGGACGGAAGGGGGCCGCCCGGTCACCGCCTCCCGGCTCACCGCGCGCCTCCTCGGAAACCGGGCGGCGGCGCCGGACGGACACGCGGTGCTGCCCCTGCACCCCTGGCAGTTCCGCGCCGTACGGCACAGACCGGAGGCCGAGGCGCTGCTGGACGCGGGGCTGCTCAGGGACCTCGGTGTCCAGGGCGTCCCCTGGTACCCCACGTCATCCCTGCGGACCGTCCACCGCACCGGTGCCCCCGCCATGCTCAAGCTCTCCCTGGCCCTGCACATCACCAACTCACGCCGGGAGAACGTCCGCAAGGAACTCCACCGCGGAGTCGAGGTGCACCGTCTGCTGCGCAGGGGCCTGTCCGGCCAGTGGCGGGCCGCCCACCCGTACTTCGACATCCTCCGTGACCCGGCCTGGCTCGCCGTCGACGGACCGGACGGCACGCCCGTCCGAGGGCTCGACGTCGTCGTCCGGCACAACCCGTTCCGGCCCTCGGACGACGTCTCCTGCGTGGCCGGTCTCGTCGCGCCGTGGCCGGACGGCCGAGACCGGCCCACCACCCGCGTGCCGTGCTCCCGGCTGGCCGAGCTCGTCACCCGGCTGGCCGGGCGGACCGGCCGTCCCCGCGAGGCGGTCGCCGCCGAGTGGTTCCTGCGGTACCTCCACCACGTCGTGCGGCCTGTCCTGTGGCTGGACGCCCACGCCGGGATCGCCCTGGAGGCGCACCAGCAGAACACGCTGCTCCTGCTGGACGCGGACGGCTGGCCCGCCGGCGGCCGCTACCGCGACAACCAGGGCTACTACTTCCGCGAGTCGCGCCGCGCGGAACTCGACGCCCGGCTGCCCGGCATCGGTGAGCGGAGTGACACGTTCGTCGCCGACCGGGTCACCGACGAGCGCTTCGCGTACTACCTCGCCATCAACAACGTGTTCGGCCTCGTCGGCGCCTTCGGCTCCCAGCGACTCGCCGACGAGCGGCTGCTGCTGGCGGCCTTCCGCCTCTTCCTCGAAGACGTCGCCTCCGGTCCCGTCCCGCTGGACAGCCCGCTGCCCGCGCTGCTCCTCGACTCGCCCGTACTCCGCTGCAAGGCCAACCTGCTGACCCGTCTGCGGGGACTCGACGAACTGGTCGGGCCGGTGGACACGCAGTCCGTCTACGTCACCATCGCCAACCCACTGCACGTCTGA
- a CDS encoding GNAT family N-acetyltransferase, with protein MTSTDASADDTLDLHLPAEFIALFGKDGKEGAPAGTPPPRRTGGDLLDRVADWGPVATAAGEFHLVPVHAERDLPLVDRWMNDPAVAEFWELTGPQSVTEDHVRAQLAGDGRSVPCLGLLEGVPMSYWELYRADLDPLARYCPVRPHDTGLHLLIGDAADRGQGIGTTLIRAVAELVLGRRPSCTRVLAEPDVRNRPSVAAFLGAGFRLSGEIDLPAKRAALMIRDRSPREVP; from the coding sequence GTGACTTCCACCGACGCGAGCGCCGACGACACCCTGGACCTGCACCTGCCCGCGGAGTTCATCGCCCTCTTCGGTAAGGACGGGAAGGAGGGCGCGCCCGCCGGGACGCCGCCGCCCCGGCGGACCGGCGGCGATCTGCTCGACCGCGTCGCCGACTGGGGCCCGGTCGCCACCGCGGCGGGCGAGTTCCACCTGGTTCCCGTGCACGCCGAGCGGGACCTGCCACTCGTCGACCGCTGGATGAACGACCCCGCCGTCGCCGAGTTCTGGGAACTGACCGGACCGCAGAGCGTGACCGAGGACCACGTACGGGCCCAGCTGGCCGGTGACGGACGCAGCGTCCCGTGCCTCGGCCTGCTGGAGGGGGTGCCGATGAGCTACTGGGAGCTGTACCGCGCCGACCTCGACCCGCTGGCCCGCTACTGTCCCGTACGACCGCACGACACCGGCCTCCACCTGCTGATCGGCGACGCCGCCGACCGCGGGCAGGGCATCGGGACGACCTTGATCAGGGCCGTCGCCGAGCTCGTCCTCGGCAGGCGGCCCTCCTGCACGCGCGTGCTCGCCGAACCCGACGTCCGCAACCGTCCGTCCGTGGCCGCGTTCCTCGGCGCCGGGTTCCGGTTGTCCGGCGAGATCGACCTGCCGGCCAAGCGGGCCGCCCTCATGATCCGCGACCGGTCCCCGCGCGAGGTGCCGTGA
- a CDS encoding TerD family protein, which yields MNGLSKGMGKVEVALRWDPNPAGQPPADLDVVAGTYSAEDPYGAPVYVVHHDSRSPDGTIYLDRDSQDGKGFGYDEVMTLELERLDARYARVVVGVAIQQRTEDRTFGDVTNPGLRIREGYTDLATDDFGGVPGATAATVAEFVRDETGAWEFRAGVHGFEGDPAAFAATMGAVRRS from the coding sequence GTGAACGGCCTCAGCAAAGGCATGGGCAAGGTCGAGGTCGCGCTGCGGTGGGATCCGAACCCGGCGGGGCAGCCACCCGCCGACCTGGACGTCGTCGCCGGGACCTACTCGGCCGAGGACCCGTACGGTGCTCCCGTCTACGTGGTGCACCACGACAGCCGCTCCCCCGACGGCACCATCTATCTCGACCGGGACAGCCAGGACGGCAAGGGCTTCGGCTACGACGAGGTCATGACCCTGGAGCTGGAGCGGCTCGACGCGCGGTACGCGCGCGTGGTGGTCGGGGTCGCGATCCAGCAGCGCACCGAGGACCGGACCTTCGGCGACGTGACCAACCCGGGCCTGCGCATCCGGGAGGGCTACACCGACCTGGCCACGGACGACTTCGGCGGAGTCCCCGGCGCGACCGCGGCGACGGTCGCGGAGTTCGTGCGGGACGAGACGGGGGCTTGGGAGTTCCGGGCCGGCGTCCACGGTTTCGAGGGCGACCCAGCGGCCTTCGCCGCCACCATGGGCGCGGTGCGCCGCTCCTGA